From a single Nymphaea colorata isolate Beijing-Zhang1983 chromosome 4, ASM883128v2, whole genome shotgun sequence genomic region:
- the LOC116252674 gene encoding probable inactive poly [ADP-ribose] polymerase SRO2: protein MRNRATRIAKRIRALVSGESLNSANSHRGIGRCGGDVGEPSCCCRRALARNAKNFRKSKAPSRVMFYRESMWDDYPDDVFQVLRDGFVNGKAAVHLETAHSSLVVDFLRMLEVNLQHGSQRRIAWIDIEGHCFFPEIFAGENCRDCGASPRVKMEAELKVRGEDGAADMAESSVVVPDARAELQPAVCAELPGCARPAAALIPSSVPSTKALLLKLKEDDGAFNIIKTVFLRGMRKQSPETTVTAVYRCPYGTTRFQEFKRAAERTKAARGHTNMRYAWHGTSPKDVGAIVFRGFGETNICSGPGAFGVGISLSPASHSYLSASMAEPADNGERHVILCRVVMGNIEELELGSQQAKPSCEEFDNGVDDVMNSRRYIVWSTNMNSHILPEYVVTFTNSVQTQGLRDDAKSMQRISRGCEAPPSSFPGVKAAYKPVDHGADARTAPHSRMSFPHLFAALGKSLPTFKTRALDLLYNGYKAGNINKDVLIRKVRSIVGDPLLVSAIRSIGRQI from the exons ATGAGGAACAGAGCAACGAGGATTGCCAAGCGTATTCGCGCATTGGTGTCGGGTGAGAGCCTGAATTCTGCAAATTCACACCGTGGAATTGGTCGATGTGGGGGAGATGTTGGTGAGCCTAGTTGCTGCTGCCGGCGAGCATTGGCGAGGAATGCCAAGAATTTCAGAAAGAGTAAGGCGCCTTCCAGGGTGATGTTTTACCGCGAATCTATGTGGGACGACTATCCGGACGACGTTTTCCAAGTTCTAAGGGACGGGTTCGTCAATGGCAAAGCTGCGGTTCATCTGGAGACAGCGCATTCTTCCTTGGTTGTTGATTTTCTGAGGATGTTGGAGGTTAATTTGCAGCATGGTTCTCAGAGGCGGATTGCTTGGATCGACATAGAGGGGCATTGCTTCTTCCCTGAAATTTTTGCAGGAGAGAATTGCCGAGACTGCGGTGCTTCTCCACGAGTTAAGATGGAAGCTGAATTGAAAGTTCGCGGGGAAGATGGTGCCGCAGATATGGCAGAATCTAGTGTGGTAGTGCCCGATGCAAGAGCAGAGTTGCAGCCGGCGGTTTGTGCTGAGCTACCGGGCTGTGCCCGACCGGCAGCTGCTTTGATCCCGTCGTCTGTTCCTTCCACGAAAGCATTACTCTTGAAATTGAAGGAAGACGACGGAGCGTTCAATATAATCAAGACTGTCTTCCTCAGAGGAATGAGGAAACAGTCACCAGAGACCACTGTTACCGCTGTATATAGATGTCCTTATGGTACCACTCGATTTCAAGAGTTCAAAAGGGCCGCAGAGAGAACAAAAGCAGCTCGCGGCCATACCAATATGAGATATGCTTGGCATGGAACTTCCCCAAAGGACGTAGGCGCCATTGTCTTTCGTGGCTTTGGGGAGACCAACATTTGTTCAGGCCCTGGAGCTTTTGGTGTCGGCATCAGTTTGTCTCCTGCAAGTCATTCTTACTTGAG TGCATCCATGGCAGAACCTGCAGATAATGGGGAAAGGCACGTCATATTGTGCCGCGTCGTAATGGGCAACATTGAGGAACTCGAGCTTGGATCTCAACAGGCCAAACCCAGCTGTGAAGAGTTTGATAATGGTGTGGACGACGTTATGAATTCGAGGCGATACATAGTTTGGAGCACAAACATGAATTCTCACATCCTTCCCGAGTATGTTGTGACCTTCACAAACTCTGTTCAGACACAAG GACTCCGTGATGATGCAAAATCGATGCAAAGGATATCACGTGGATGTGAagctcctccttcttcctttcccGGAGTAAAGGCTGCTTATAAACCT GTCGACCATGGAGCAGATGCTAGAACTGCTCCACATTCAAGGATGTCATTCCCACATCTGTTTGCTGCATTAGGGAAGTCACTGCCAACCTTCAAGACCAGAGCATTGGACTTGTTATATAATGGTTACAAG GCGGGCAATATCAATAAAGATGTTTTAATTAGGAAAGTGAGATCAATTGTTGGTGATCCATTATTGGTTTCGGCAATCAGGAGCATTGGAAggcaaatctga
- the LOC116252675 gene encoding uncharacterized protein LOC116252675, protein MASCFQVGKLGLWPSAGRKPSLLCSDVGHLASGRRFPTRLHVRCRLKNGDDEPKGEEPPESLFMKELRRRGMSPTSLLEEDGRTSYGAIEDEDTMKEKRGDFSRRSAVSTDYEKSLTEQRQRSMALNSEGLEGLIPRAKLLLTIGGTFFVGFGPLILVTVASFSALYLYFGASFVHDASKVPITPPTYIDPYKLLEDERLSRPAPGIN, encoded by the exons ATGGCTTCCTGCTTCCAGGTTGGGAAATTGGGTCTCTGGCCGTCCGCCGGCCGGAAACCTTCGCTCCTCTGCTCCGACGTCGGCCACCTGGCGAGCGGCAGGAGGTTCCCCACCAGGCTTCACGTTCGTTGCCGCCTGAAGAATGGAGACGACGAGCCCAAAg GCGAGGAGCCTCCTGAGTCGTTGTTCATGAAGGAACTGAGGAGAAGGGGCATGAGTCCGACGTCGCTGCTTGAAGAAGACGGTAGAACGTCTTACGGAGCGATCGAGGACGAGGATACGATgaaggagaagagaggagaTTTCTCGAGAAGAAGCGCGGTTTCGACGGATTACGAGAAAAGCTTGACGGAGCAACGGCAGCGGTCGATGGCTTTAAACAGTGAAGGCCTGGAG GGTTTGATTCCAAGAGCAAAGTTATTGCTGACAATTGGCGGGACATTTTTTGTTGGGTTTGGGCCATTGATTCTTGTCACAGTAGCCTCCTTTTCAGCATTGTACCTT TACTTCGGGGCAAGTTTTGTACATGACGCAAGTAAAGTGCCCATAACACCACCAACCTATATTGATCCATATAAGCTGTTGGAAGATGAAAGGCTATCTCGACCAGCACCTGGCATAAATTGA